The Thermodesulfobacterium sp. TA1 sequence GGTAACTAAAGGTGGAAAAAAACTTAGATTTTCTGCCTTGGTTATAGTTGGAGACGGAAAGGGTAGGGTTGGTTATGGTTTAGGAAAGGCTCCTGAAGTACCTGATGCTATCAGGAAGGCTATAGAAAAGGCTAAAAAAAGTTTAATAAATGTTCCTATAATAGGAGGAACGATACCCCATTCTATCGTAACCAAATTTGGGGCAAGTACCATTCTTTTAAAACCTGCTAAGCCTGGTACAGGAGTTATTGCAGGTGGTACAGTGCGTGCTATTATGGATGCAGTAGGTATTACCGATGTGGTTACCAAATGTATTGGAAGTAGTAATCCTCATAACTTAGTCAAGGCTACCTTTAGAGCCCTTTCACAGCTTCAAAGCCTTGATTATGTGGCAAAAAAAAGAGGAAAAACCTTTGAAGACCTAAAGAGGGAGATGAGGGTATGAAAAAGCTTAAGATTACATTAGTTAGAAGTAAGTACGGAAGAACGCCTAATCAAAGAGAAAATTTAAAAGGGTTGGGTTTAAAAAAGATCGGTCAGATAGTAATAAGAGAAGACAACCCTATGATAAGGGGTATGATAAATAAGGTAAGTCATTTAGTAAAGGTGGAGGAAGTCAATGAGTAAGTTTATAACTTTAGACGAGTTAAAACCTTTTGCTGGTTCAAAGCATAAAGATAAAAGAGTTGGTAGAGGTCATGGTTCTGGTCATGGAAAAACCTCTTGTAAAGGGCATAAGGGACAAAAAGCCCGTAGAGGCTTAGATATCGCTCCTTGGTTTGAGGGTGGTCAGACCACCATCATCAGGAGGGTACCTAAGAGAGGTTTTACCAATATCTTTAAAAAAGAATACGAATTGGTGAACATTAAGGATTTGGCAGAAAGATTTGAGTCTAACGATTTAGTAGACTTAGAAAGCTTACAGTTAAAAGGCTTGGTTAAGGGAAAAAACAAGTTGGTTAAACTTTTGGGGGATGGGGAAATAGATAAGCCTTTAGTGGTTAAAGTGCATGCGGTCTCTAAAGCTGCTAAAGAAAAGATTGAAAAAGCAGGCGGTAAGGTAGAGATAGTTAAGGTTTAAGGTCTGGAGTTAATCAATAGTGAACGGAAGAGAAAATCTTTTAAGTTTGGCTAATATTCCAGAATTAAAAAGGCGCCTTTTTTATCTTTTTTTAGGGCTTGCCTTTTACAGATTTTCTATCCATATACCTACTCCTGGGATTAATGGAGAGGCTTTTCTAAGTCTCTTTCAACAAGCAAGTGGGACGATTTTTGGGTTTATGGATATTTTTTCTGGTGGAGCTTTACGAAGGTTTTCTATCTGTGCCCTTGGGGTTATGCCTTATATTAGTGCTTCTATCATCTTGCAGCTTATGACAGTTGTTTATCCTACTATAAAGGAGCTTTATAAAGAAGGGCCTGAAGGTAAGAGAAAAATAGCCTACTATACTCGTTATTTGACAGTGCTTATCTGTTTAATACAGGGGTTTGGGATAGCCATCGGTCTTGAAAGGATGACAGCTCCTAATGGAGAGCCTATAGTTTCTGATCCAGGTTGGACTTTTAGGATAGTGACTACTATTAGTTTGACTGCAGGAACGATGTTTTTAGTTTGGTTAGGCGAACAGATGACTGAGCATGGAATCGGAAACGGGATTTCTATGATCATTTTTTCTGGTATTGTAGCCGGTATTTTTCCTGCCATTTCGAGGACGATAAAATTTGTTCAGACAGGTGAGTTTTCTATTTTTTATTTATTTTTAATTTTATTGTTATTGATAGGTATTTTAGCTTTTACTTGTTTTATGGAGATTTCTCAAAGAAGGATTCCGATCCATTATGCAAGAAGGCAGGTAGGTAGACAGGTAGTAGGTGGGCAGACGAGTTATTTACCTTTAAAAATAAACACTGCAGGAGTTATACCTCCTATTTTTGCCTCAGCTATTTTGATGTTTCCTGCTACGTTGGCAAGCTTTATTCCTGTGGCAGCTTTCAAAACAGTGAGCGATTTTTTGAGACCTGGAGCTTTAATTTATGAAGCTATTTTTGCTGGTTTAATCATTTTTTTCTGCTATTTTTATACTGCTGTGGTTTTTAACCCCAAGGAGGTAGCTGATAACCTTAAAAAATGGGGAGGTTTTATTCCGGGGATAAGACCAGGAAAGGCTACAGAGGAATTTTTAGACCGGGTGCTTTCAAGAATTACCTTTATAGGAGCTCTTTATGTAGCCTTTATTTGTGTTATTCCAAGTTTTTTTATCACTAAACTTAATTTACCTTTTTATTTTGGAGGCACTTCTTTACTTATCGTAGTTGGTGTAGCTTTAGATATCATGGGACAGATAGAGGCTCATCTTATCTCAAGACAGTATGAAAGTTTTATCAAACAAAGCAAACTAAAAATTAAATAGGGGGTGGGGTTATGAATATAGTGTTTTTAGGACCACCGGGAGCAGGTAAGGGAACTCAAGCTAAAATTTTGGTAGAAAAGTACGGTATCCCTCAGATTTCTACGGGAGATATGTTGAGAGAACATGTAGCAAAGGGAACAGAGTTAGGCTTGAAAGCTAAGGAATATATGGAAAAAGGACAGCTTGTGCCTGACGAAGTTATTCTTGGGATGGTTAAAGAACGTCTTAGCCAACCTGATGCTCAAAAGGGTTTTATTTTAGATGGTTTTCCAAGAACGGTAGCTCAGGCAGAGGCTTTAGATAAGATGTTAGAAGAAATGGGTAGAAAGCTTGAGGTAGCATTAGCTTTGATAGTACCTGATGAAGAATTAGTATTAAGACTTACTGGAAGGAGAACTTGTAAAAATTGTGGTATGATGTATCATATAAAATTTAAACCTCCTAAGGTAGAGGGTAAATGCGATGCTTGCGGGGG is a genomic window containing:
- the secY gene encoding preprotein translocase subunit SecY; this encodes MNGRENLLSLANIPELKRRLFYLFLGLAFYRFSIHIPTPGINGEAFLSLFQQASGTIFGFMDIFSGGALRRFSICALGVMPYISASIILQLMTVVYPTIKELYKEGPEGKRKIAYYTRYLTVLICLIQGFGIAIGLERMTAPNGEPIVSDPGWTFRIVTTISLTAGTMFLVWLGEQMTEHGIGNGISMIIFSGIVAGIFPAISRTIKFVQTGEFSIFYLFLILLLLIGILAFTCFMEISQRRIPIHYARRQVGRQVVGGQTSYLPLKINTAGVIPPIFASAILMFPATLASFIPVAAFKTVSDFLRPGALIYEAIFAGLIIFFCYFYTAVVFNPKEVADNLKKWGGFIPGIRPGKATEEFLDRVLSRITFIGALYVAFICVIPSFFITKLNLPFYFGGTSLLIVVGVALDIMGQIEAHLISRQYESFIKQSKLKIK
- the rpsE gene encoding 30S ribosomal protein S5, whose amino-acid sequence is MVRGTEEFVEKIIQISRVTKVTKGGKKLRFSALVIVGDGKGRVGYGLGKAPEVPDAIRKAIEKAKKSLINVPIIGGTIPHSIVTKFGASTILLKPAKPGTGVIAGGTVRAIMDAVGITDVVTKCIGSSNPHNLVKATFRALSQLQSLDYVAKKRGKTFEDLKREMRV
- the rplO gene encoding 50S ribosomal protein L15 gives rise to the protein MTLDELKPFAGSKHKDKRVGRGHGSGHGKTSCKGHKGQKARRGLDIAPWFEGGQTTIIRRVPKRGFTNIFKKEYELVNIKDLAERFESNDLVDLESLQLKGLVKGKNKLVKLLGDGEIDKPLVVKVHAVSKAAKEKIEKAGGKVEIVKV
- a CDS encoding adenylate kinase codes for the protein MNIVFLGPPGAGKGTQAKILVEKYGIPQISTGDMLREHVAKGTELGLKAKEYMEKGQLVPDEVILGMVKERLSQPDAQKGFILDGFPRTVAQAEALDKMLEEMGRKLEVALALIVPDEELVLRLTGRRTCKNCGMMYHIKFKPPKVEGKCDACGGELYQRADDNEDTVRNRLKVYHESTAPLIEYYKKKGILAEIDGSKSIEEITQQIINILEKK
- the rpmD gene encoding 50S ribosomal protein L30 — translated: MKKLKITLVRSKYGRTPNQRENLKGLGLKKIGQIVIREDNPMIRGMINKVSHLVKVEEVNE